In the genome of Stomoxys calcitrans chromosome 4, idStoCalc2.1, whole genome shotgun sequence, the window TgccaaaaatcaatattttcgaCTCAGCGGAGTTGGTAGCACGACGATACCGCTAACGTGTTTATCTTATCATGTTTGTTGTCCCGACATTGATAATGAAGAGTTTGGCCTTTCTGATTGTATTAAACCAAATGTGTACAAAAGTTACAAAAGAGAACGCCGCCGCAGTTTGTTGATGaggtgtctgtctgtctgttgatcgTCGTATGTAAATACAATAACAGCGAGAGGACAAATGGTCAGTGTTTCTGTTTCGGTTTCATTACTATTTGACTCTttgtattattaatattattgttgttatcTGCTGAGTAAAAGTATAAACGGCAGCAAGTAATCatggtgttgttgttggccTTTTGTTGGCTTCTCTGAAGTATTGTACGCGAATGAATGAGTTTTTGTTTCTGTATGGGTGCGTGGTGCTGTTTATTTTGTTTCGAGCAAAACATTCAGGTTTGGCTGAATGGAGAAGAAAataggtttttatttttgttttgcttgtttCGAAATGGGGTCGTGTAATGTAATGTGTAATTTTCTCAGCCACTAGAAACGAAACATTTTCGCCGTATGATCTCATGCATTCagtttggtggtggtggtggtagactccaaatttaaatgaataattttttgatatgtcCCCGGGAGCTCATGACAAAGATGTGGCAGTCTTTCTTAAgtctattttgaaattttcttatatCAAATTGGAAGActggttgttgttggtgtttttggaaCTCGAACCACTCTGCAACCACACTATTAATGTTGGTACGAATTTCAATGATTTTGAGAGAATACTTTGTGGCAACTAGTGACAGTTTGTCCTCAGCAAAGTCAACATCAAAATCATTATTGTCAATAGCTGCCACCTCAGAGGCAGTGTCAGCCAACCATGGGTGATGAGCCAGAATTATGGCCGAATTTGGAGAGAAATAAAAAGAATCATTTTCTTTTTGCTCTCTATAGCAGTCCAGAAATCCATTGGCTGCAGTCTTCTTTAGTTGAGTAAAACGAGGTTTTGCCACATTGCTTTTCTGCTGCACAATTCTGTGGGGCAAATGTTCAGTCATTGTGTTGATGATAAAGACATTGTTGATGTAATCAAAGTTGGTGCCCATTACACCCTCCAGATCGTGACCCAAATCAAATATATGGCCTATTTCGTGACATACCGCCCCCAAACTGGAAGCATAAACGCCACCCCTTGTCTTACGGTAGTTGCTTTCATCCGGCTCTTTGGTTAAATCAAGTTTTCGTTTATCTTCAAAGCATTGCAGTGTTTCGTCAAATTTGCAGGGCCATGCATAAAAGTAGGTGCAGCTGAACAAAGCCAAACCTCCAGCACCACAGGCAGCATGACCTTGAATGTGTTTGCGTATATTTTCGTAGGAGAAGTCTTGTGTCTGCACCACCTCATCGGCCAAATATCGACTACAATTTATGAATGCAACAAATTTTAGTTGGCTATCCTCTTGGCCCCATTTAGATAACAAAATCTCCTTTGCGAAATGTGACCACAGATCATGTTCGGACTTTTGCCATATTTCCTCCTTGCGTAGTGAGGATACAAACACTTGACACTGGTCTTTGAAGCAGAAGCATAGACGTCCATAAGAACGTTCGTTCAACTTTTCTGCATAAACAGATTGGATTAATAGCAAATTCAAGTCAATAATTTGCCGGTATAGCTCCACTCTATCATCATTACTATTTTCATCTTGAGCAATTATTAGCAGGGGTTGCAGGGCATAATTGCAACACTTTGGTTTATATTCAAATTGCAATTCCAGCAAAGCattacaatattttatttttatatctatTGTTCTTTTTTCCACGCCCAGGTCTAACAAGAACTTAAATTTTCCACTACTCGAATCGCTTGATGCTAATTGTGGTGTGTTTTCGATGTCTAATGAAACGTTTTCGGGCTCCCCGCACTTCTGACCTTCAACTATACCTTTTAAGAGGAGAAAGCGATGTGGaataatttcattttcttttaaatttaatagTTTTATAGCATGTAAACAACTGGACGACATCGTATTcgattgatttgtttgttttttctgttGGACATTCACATTCACGTGCTGCATCGATTACAGAGGTAGTAATCGGAAAATGTTATCATCTCCAATAAAACTATTGTGAATTGCAGAGATGGGTAGCCAACGAAGTTGAAAGCTGTTTGAGGGACATTTTGTTATTGTGCTTTTATAATAGGTGTAAATTAAATTTGGTGTAATTTATTATAGTACTGTATACGGGAAAAGGGTTCCTAAAGCAAGTCTGTTTGCTACAATAAAAAAGTTAATATAGTTGTTAAATTTATAAATAGAATTTGCAAAACAAGCATGATCATACAAGTCAGATACAATTTATTAAGACTAATGCACAAAATTCtataaataattgtttttttttttttttgtcactcaCAATAGAAGATTTCTACGGGTGGGCACActtatttgtgacaaatatatcATGGCAATTTTGACGACAAATGTTCTTCATcagcctgcactggtaatttattCAGAACTTCGTTGGATAGATGTAATTTtcgtacaaatttcattgcattgcaccaaggcggatttaaaaaggtggtctcacacgaacagctgttaacagccggccaggtttaacggtattaagatgtcattctttttgttgttatcttctttctctcatattctctgctcatgtacgcaaacgtatacacacacgcacacatggcAAAACgttgatcagcttgatgacaagatggcggattgcaccatatgtgGTTGTTGTGCAAATGAGACCATCTTGTTTCGCCATGGCACTGCACTATatgtagtactaaaataaaagatTGCTATTGTTAAATATATTAGTAAGCGattatttgcttttattttcaaaaaccttCATTCATTTATAAAAAGCTTCacaaataaaattattgcaTGATATCATTTGCTGTTTTTCATTTAGTCCCATTCAGTGCAAATCAGATGTTCTGGATAGAATTTTAGTTGCATtggtaagttatcgataacatggCATAACAGATGATTAGAAAAGTTTAGATGTGATTTGCACTATTGCTGTGTATTATTTTTGTACTATATAGCACaatgcaattaaatttttataaaaatggaatCTATCCAGGACAACAAAGTTCTAAATATTGGATTTTTTAGTCACGAATATTCGACCTCGGCTTTGCGACCTTTTTACGCAAAaaatcgactaatcgattagttgAAATTCGATTTTTAGATCTCTAGTATCTGACACGTCAATTTTATCAATATAAAAAACACACTCCACATAAAGTTCCGAaaatattaagaattttttataataaaatatcttTGACGAATTAAATTACCCTCAAAAAAGTCCAAAAAAAGGGGGAAGGTATTAAGTTCACTTGTCGGATAATTAATACAGTGCATACGTGTCGGGAAAACTAAGCAAAAAACGAGTCTAACTTTAAAGAGGAAGCAAAATGTCACAATCTACAGTGCCCTGTTACACCATTATAAATTCCCCCGATTTGGAGGTGCCCAATGAAATGCAATTGAAGCAGGATTTGGAGAAGGGTGATACCAATGTCAAAATTGATACTTTGAAGAAAGTTATTCAGTTGTTGTTGAATGGCGAGCGTTTGTCTGGCCTGATAATGACCATCATACGTTTTGTGTTGCCCGTCCAAAATCACACTATCAAGAAGCTGCTTCTTATCTTTTGGGAAATTGTACCCAAAACTTCACCGGATGGTAAATTGCTACAGGAAATGATTTTGGTGTGCGATGCTTATAGAAAGGTGGGTAAATGGGTAACTTTGaaagttattggactttttaaataTTGCAATTAGTGTGATGCCTGCAGAAGAATCATGTCATCATttgcatacacacatacatatatataaaacgACGTCTATATTTTTGGAAGACTATTCTTTTCAATGAAAATGCGTTTTCCAACAGATTTAGCAAAAAGTTATTGCATTTATATATTAATTCCGGCTCATTTTGTTTCTGGGTGCTTTGATTCCAATACCTTTTGGAACCTTTAAGTGGCCCAAAGTCCGCATTCTTGGAATAGTATAGCTGCGTAGTCAAAATAGTTTTggctttgcatttttttcttatgtttttaagtttttaccGTTTTTGTCACCTTTCTCTTTTCAGGATTTGCAACACCCAAATGAATTTTTGAGAGGCTCGACTTTGCGTTTTTTGTGTAAACTTAAGGAACCTGAACTGTTGGAGCCGCTTATGCCTTCAATTCGTGCTTGTCTGGAGCATCGCCATTCATATGTGAGACGTAATGCTGTCCTTGCCATTTTCACCATTTACAAGAACTTTGACTGGCTTGTACCGGATGGCCCGGAATTAATTGCCAATTTCTTGGATACCCAGCAGGACATGTCCTGTAAACGTAATGCTTTCCTTATGCTCTTACATGCTGATCAGGAGAGAGCACTCAATTATTTGGCTTCGTGCATCGATCAAGTGAATAACTTTGGAGATATTTTGCAACTGGTCATTGTGGAACTGATTTACAAGGTCTGCCATGCCAACCCCGCCGAACGTTCACGTTTTATACGTTGCATTTATAATTTACTGAATTCTTCATCAAATGCTGTTCGCTATGAAGCAGCCGGAACATTGATTACTTTGTCCTCAGCTCCCACAGCTATTAAGGCTGCTGCTGGATGCTATATTGAGTTGATTGTCAAGGAGAGCGATAACAACGTCAAATTGATTGTTTTGGATCGTTTGATTGCCATGAaggataatgacaatatggaaaaGGTTATGCAGGATTTGGTCATGGATATCTTGCGTGTATTGGCTGCTCCCGATATTGAAGTAAGGCGCAAGACTTTGGCATTGGCTATGGATTTGGTTTCATCACGCAATATTAACGAAATGGTCTTGGTGTTGAAGAAGGAAGTTTCAAAAACGCACAACGTTGAGCATGAAGATACTGGAAAATATCGCCAGCTTTTAGTGCGTACTTTGCACTCTTGCTCAATTAAATTCCCTGATGTGGCCGCCAGTGTAATTCCCGTATTAGTGGAATTCCTATCTGATACCAATGAATTGGCCGCCGCTGATGTCTTGATTTTTATAAGGGAGGCTATACAGAAGTTCCCATCGCTGAGAGGCTTGATAATTGGCCATTTGATAGAAGCTTTTCCACAAATCAAGTCTTCGAAAATCCATCGTGCTGCCGTGTGGATATTGGGTGAATACGTTGATGATAAGGGGCAGATCTTGGAGGTTATCGATGTCATTACTCAAACTTTGGGTGAAATTCCTATGGTTGAAGCTGAACAACGGCGTTTGGCTGGAGATCAGACGGAGGAAGAGATGTCGTCAGCAAATGCAACACCAGCTGCACAAACAACTTCCAACTCGAAAGTCACTTCTGATGGTACTTATGCCACACAAAGTGCTTTCAGTGTAGCACCGTGAGTTTCCTTTTTGGGGAGACAAGTTATAGGTTTTGTTACTATAAAAgataatttctgtttttttaagAGTTGCTAAGAAGGAGAAACGTCCTCCATTGCGTCAATATCTCATGGATGGAGATTTCTTTATTGGTGCTGCCTTATCAGCCACCTTGACTAAATTGGTTTTACGTTATGCCGATTTGGAAGCTGAAGTGGTATGTTTTGTCTTGTGTTTTCAATATACATATAATTACCCatgactttttttatattttttagcgTTCCCAAAATCGTTTGTCTACTCGAGTTATGCTTATCATGAGTTCGATTTTACATTTGGGCAAATCTGGATTCCCAACTAAACCCATTACCAATGATGACACCGATCGCATCTTTATTTGTCTGCGCACTTTAAGCGAACGCACCGAAGAGGCCGTGGAAGTATTTAAACGCTATTGCCGCGAGGCTTTGGGTAAAATGTTGGATGCTCAATCGGAAGAGGATCAGCGTGTGCTTAAGGAGAAACAAAAAGCTGCTGCTAAAGTGCAGCCTGATGATCCCGTACTATTCTCTCAACTTTCGAATGGTCGTGAAAACCAATTGGGTGAAAATGTCTTCGAATCAAGTTTAAATCAGGCCTTAGCTGGCACCAAATCCACCAATATGAGTGATATTACATCACCCAATAATAAACTAAATAAGGTGACACAATTGACAGGTTTCTCGGATCCCGTTTATGCTGAGGCCTATGTCAATGTCAATCAATATGATATTGTGTTGGATGTCTTGATTGTTAACCAAACAAGTGAGTAAAAGAGGGAGAaacacagagagagagagagagagagttataAAAATCCTAAAACTaattatgtttttctttttttttgtttagatgaTACTTTGCAAAACTGCACCTTGGAATTGGCCACCTTGGGTGACTTAAAATTGGTAGAACGTCCGCATCCCGTTGTTTTGGCTCCTCATGATTTCTGCAATATTAAGGCTAATGTCAAGGTTTCTTCAACTGAAAATGGCATTATTTTTGGTAACATTGGTAAGATTTGGTCTCTAGCATTACAGTACTACATGTAATTCGATGACATATTTGCCTTTTACATCCAGTATACGATACATCGATTAACACAAATGTTGTGGTACTCAACACCATTCACATTGACATTATGGATTATATTATCCCAGCAACATGCACCGACACTGAATTCAGACAAATGTGGCAAGATTTTGAATGGGAAAACAAGGTTTGTGGTACTATTTCTTCCAATCGTAGAATTAATGAAAattgtgtaatttttttattgtaggtTACCGTCAATACCACATTTACCGATTTACATGAATATCTCAAACATTTGCTTAAGAGCACAAATATGAAGTGTTTAACACCTGAAAAGGCATTATCCGGACAGTGTGGTTTTATGGCTGCCAACATATACGCCAAGTAAGTACAATTTGTTTGACAAATAATATTTGATTTTGCATGTTTAAAGTTCGTGGAGGTCATTACTGACAGCACTTTAAAAGGGGTAATACTTACTTCTTTGCCTTTCTTAAAGATTAAAACTAGTTTATCATTGGAAAGGAAACAGTGTGCTGTGGCAGTGGGTGTGTCTAGAGTCGTATGGTGGAAAGTCGAGGAGGATGGGCTGGGCCTTTAACAAAATAAATCTTACCCCAGATGGAATTGAGGGGCTATAGGCGGTGGATGGTCTCTGAGGCTGAAGACAGAGTTGTATAATCTATGTCATCTTCAGGATGTGGAATAGACAAATACATAGTTGTTAaatagtgccggagatatcatccTACGTTGAGAGAACGTTGTTGTTAGCACATATTTGGATGTGGAGGTAgctatcctcgtcaagctccaatagcagaggaagctcgttccggtccataggtccgatcgccgcaggaacatgatggccattggttatttaaagaggCCAATAATTAGGCTTGTCATATGGAGTAGCATAAAAACTCAGTTTTTAAGCAAGAACAGATGACGTGcggcctttcactgagactccaCACTCGATACAGCTGATTGTCACTGACTACATTAGCAGCTATTCCTACGGATCATTGCTCTAtatgcaacctgtggacgcgcgcGGTAACTCTTAGCCGAGTTTCCCATGATAGCAATAACGATGGTACTCGGTATTTTCAATCCTGAGTGATCTCATCAAAGATTCAGTAGCCCATAACGATCGTCATTATCTATCGACGGTAGGGATATTGagcaataagttgtgttaggttaggttgaaaagagggtgcgaatataaATCCGCTCAAtgttactatggacatacagctGAGCCAGTTCTCGGctggttgtgcgctcttaatactaaaagtaacctcgaataaGAATATCTAAGttacgaattccgtgctacttacaaaatccttaattgttttcaatgccacttccctaagttggtttatatctggtactgtgtccccacctaagtaccggtatctgttagccgcgaatgccgggcaatgacagTAAATGCTCCAAcacacacatatcaatgagtgcagtccgatttaagttttaagctcaatgataagcggagtccgaacggcgtgccgcattgcgacacctctttggagaaaagttttacatggcatagtaccccacaaatgttgccagcattaggaggggaaaaccaccgctgaaaattttttctgatggtctcgccaggattcgaacgtaggcgttcagcttcataggcggacatgctaacctctgcgctacggtggcctccaaacctCCATACCTGGTCCCGTTATAATActtaaagctatactgacctctttcttacatcctttcagtaatagcccgaCTTCTCACAATCAGGATTTCCCGGtatgattttcgccgtcttaacgaccgtttcgctgtcccACAGTGTTACGTTCTTCGACCGctccccctaaatcggactgcgtcgacccgaaggcCTTCGGGTTAAACGAGTTTATTGCAGTCCTCTgactttcactgccaaatcgtctgttcttTCATTCCTCCATAATCCGCCATgaaccggcacccaaacgaagtggattgtgccattctcagagaaggcgttaatctccttcttacactccaaaactgtttgtgaccttaccgtcctggttgttattgctcccATGGTcagtttactatccgtaaagatgttcacactcgacttcctcgCTTGGACAccgcaccacctcacgcattccgtgatctcccGAATCTCTGCCTTCAGgattgtattatggtcaggcagtcgaaaacagatctcagtccttgggttctgaATGTAGATCACCAGGCCCACACTGTccactagctttgatccatctgtatagcatgataTACCATAtgccaataccagagttccgtcaatctatGACTGTGCCTCTGGTAGCAGtctctcgcactcgacctcaagtgtcatctcaggtatccgatcggacccctatcgtcgcctcgattataccacgacgGTATGACCTGTTCCTATCCtctatctattctcccatcgcttaaggtcccatagccgcagtggctgcctcatacttaatctttATAATATTGAGCAATAAGATGCTGAAGGGAATGACAATACAATGTGATTCCCATTGGTCATAACTTATATTTGAAGTTTCGAATGAACCATTCAAGTGCTTGGGTTTCCCTTAGTAGGAGCTAAGTGTTACTTGGTtggaaatttcgtttttttttctcgaaCAGAaggtatgtggaatcgacttctggTAAACTTCAATAAACACATATCTTTATTTCCTCTCACCGACTCGTGAcaagttttcaattaaatcaATCATTTTAATCCAgctatttaaaaattaagatccGGGAGGGACCAtttgcaaacttcccacatatcaatgagtgttgtccgattcaagatttttacaaatacaaatttagcctatgaacattccactaaagaacagggacaaacttttcacatatcaatgagtgcagtccgattcaaggttaaggtcaatgatgaggggcctcctttttatagccgagtagtagtacctcacaaatgttgccagcattaggaggggaaaaccaccgctgaaaaatttttctgatggtctcgccaggattcgatcccagccgttctgcgtcataggcggacatgctaacctctgagttaCGGTGGCTTCAAGATTtttacctcctttttatagccgagtaagAACGGCGTGTcgtagtgcgacacttctttgggagcAGTCTTAAGGTCCATATGGATACCAGATTATTTTGGACAATGTAATAATTTAGGGAAGTGTGAACATGAGTTTTTTATGTTGCCGTTTAAACTTATCTtctaaataaatagaaaaataaactttttaaaccagtattattttttatttcctatTAAATCttcctaatattaaaaaaaacctattttcttTGCAGATCAATTTTCGGAGAAAATGCTTTGGCCAATTTAAGTATTGAGAAACCAGTGGATGATCCTGATTCCAAAGTGACTGGTCACATTAGAATACGTGCAAAGAGTCAGGTGCGTATATTTTACTGGTTTTCCATTTGATTctctttttattgaaaatggtttttattttctttcaggGCATGGCCTTGAGTTTGGGTGATAAAATCAGCTCATCTCAAAAACTGTGTGTGCAAGCTTCATAAAATAATAATCAAGTTCATTccaaaaaaatatgatttttttcttctcttttgtgcattaattttaagtattttactCGTTCAAGATTTATATGTTATTGCAACCATGTAAAAGAAACTACGTATATTAGAAAACACATACATTTAcatcaaaaataataatattaataaagTAATTAAAGCTATACAAAAACCTATTCATGGTGGAAATCTTTTCCATGGAGGTTTTATGATTTTCATAAAGCAACTCAGAATCTAAAAATGTAAACGATATAGAATTAAACGATAgccttttttggttttttcatttttatttccaCTTTCATTCCTGCCCAGTTTCTGTTAGTGGAAATTCCTTGCAGTCAAAAGTTGTATTCACTAAATTTTAACGCTGCCTTTAGTATCTTACAATAGCCATTGTCACACGCACAAGAGTCACAAAGTCCAATCTTGTGCAGTGGTCAGCAGCTGCAATAAGTACTCTTTTACAAGATTGTGGCTCCAATAACataataatttgtttaaatCTGAAATGAGAATGAAATAAGAGTTATATATAAATCATATTACATCAGTTTTAAATGGATTAGACTACAAGCAAACTCATTCAAATTAACATGCGACTGACGATAATTAATATAGTTTGCGGTCCAACGTTTCAGTCTTGGCTTGAGGAACGCGCCCTCTATCGAGCAAAGAGGGTGAGAAATAGAAGAGTTGGTTTTACCGCGATTTACGGGATCATATATGACAAAAGTTAAAGacacaaaatttttgatttgcttgcgataattcgtttttttcttttattccacAATCGGTCGCAAATaatcaaagcaaaatacgaaaaactgTTCGAAGaaatgcccgaatcaaaacagaaaaacCCGAAATTTTTCCAACTCTCAATAGAGAAACAAATTTAGCAATTGAGTCCAAAGCAATGCACAGTGAGACAGAATCGAAAAAAGAGTATctctttgttgttgtcgttgttgttcaAGTTCTTATAGGCGAGCAAACTCGTTCTGGTCTATaccaccgatcgccgcgggaacataatGGCCATTGATaagttaaaggcgccaataactcgccttatcgtatcgagcatcataggcgctcagtatttaaacaagagccggtgccactaGGCCTCTCGATGAGACTCTCCACCCGATACTGCTGATTTTCCGCGACTGCTGCAGCTACTCACGCTACTACATtctaccatccgcaacctgtggatgcgcccggtagccaCCAGCTAAGCCtttcgtgataacgaagaacaccacaaaGATTGGAACTAAGAGTTCTGGCCTGCGTGATGCTCATagatatcccgtgccgggtatcTCTTGTTAGTTTTTAATACTGAAAACGAAAATACAgattaacaaattttaaagtaaaaaaaaggacATCTCaataattctttttgaattttgcagataaaagtttttttaaacaagtaaaaagacgttaagttcggccgggccgaactttggatacccaccacctccggtatatgtgtaaaccacctttcgtcaaaatccggtgcataccttatgccccatagtagctatatcgaaatatgttccgatttggcccaaatactaataagcacaagtctttgacacagatgtcgaaaagcctaacatatgtcactgtgtcaaatttcaatgaaatcggattataaatgcgccttttacgggcccatgtctttaaatcgagatatcagtcttgtggcagctatatctaaatctggaccgatttatgacaagttccagaaaaatgtcgt includes:
- the LOC106082019 gene encoding uncharacterized protein LOC106082019, giving the protein MSSSCLHAIKLLNLKENEIIPHRFLLLKGIVEGQKCGEPENVSLDIENTPQLASSDSSSGKFKFLLDLGVEKRTIDIKIKYCNALLELQFEYKPKCCNYALQPLLIIAQDENSNDDRVELYRQIIDLNLLLIQSVYAEKLNERSYGRLCFCFKDQCQVFVSSLRKEEIWQKSEHDLWSHFAKEILLSKWGQEDSQLKFVAFINCSRYLADEVVQTQDFSYENIRKHIQGHAACGAGGLALFSCTYFYAWPCKFDETLQCFEDKRKLDLTKEPDESNYRKTRGGVYASSLGAVCHEIGHIFDLGHDLEGVMGTNFDYINNVFIINTMTEHLPHRIVQQKSNVAKPRFTQLKKTAANGFLDCYREQKENDSFYFSPNSAIILAHHPWLADTASEVAAIDNNDFDVDFAEDKLSLVATKYSLKIIEIRTNINSVVAEWFEFQKHQQQPVFQFDIRKFQNRLKKDCHIFVMSSRGHIKKLFI
- the LOC106082027 gene encoding coatomer subunit beta, which gives rise to MSQSTVPCYTIINSPDLEVPNEMQLKQDLEKGDTNVKIDTLKKVIQLLLNGERLSGLIMTIIRFVLPVQNHTIKKLLLIFWEIVPKTSPDGKLLQEMILVCDAYRKDLQHPNEFLRGSTLRFLCKLKEPELLEPLMPSIRACLEHRHSYVRRNAVLAIFTIYKNFDWLVPDGPELIANFLDTQQDMSCKRNAFLMLLHADQERALNYLASCIDQVNNFGDILQLVIVELIYKVCHANPAERSRFIRCIYNLLNSSSNAVRYEAAGTLITLSSAPTAIKAAAGCYIELIVKESDNNVKLIVLDRLIAMKDNDNMEKVMQDLVMDILRVLAAPDIEVRRKTLALAMDLVSSRNINEMVLVLKKEVSKTHNVEHEDTGKYRQLLVRTLHSCSIKFPDVAASVIPVLVEFLSDTNELAAADVLIFIREAIQKFPSLRGLIIGHLIEAFPQIKSSKIHRAAVWILGEYVDDKGQILEVIDVITQTLGEIPMVEAEQRRLAGDQTEEEMSSANATPAAQTTSNSKVTSDGTYATQSAFSVAPVAKKEKRPPLRQYLMDGDFFIGAALSATLTKLVLRYADLEAEVRSQNRLSTRVMLIMSSILHLGKSGFPTKPITNDDTDRIFICLRTLSERTEEAVEVFKRYCREALGKMLDAQSEEDQRVLKEKQKAAAKVQPDDPVLFSQLSNGRENQLGENVFESSLNQALAGTKSTNMSDITSPNNKLNKVTQLTGFSDPVYAEAYVNVNQYDIVLDVLIVNQTNDTLQNCTLELATLGDLKLVERPHPVVLAPHDFCNIKANVKVSSTENGIIFGNIVYDTSINTNVVVLNTIHIDIMDYIIPATCTDTEFRQMWQDFEWENKVTVNTTFTDLHEYLKHLLKSTNMKCLTPEKALSGQCGFMAANIYAKSIFGENALANLSIEKPVDDPDSKVTGHIRIRAKSQGMALSLGDKISSSQKLCVQAS